A segment of the Arachis hypogaea cultivar Tifrunner chromosome 5, arahy.Tifrunner.gnm2.J5K5, whole genome shotgun sequence genome:
TTTTTAATAGTAAACTTCTActtttgaaaagatgcataaggcggttattaataATCACTATAACGAATTCATCTtgcgtatcctattatagtaattctgcaaccctatagtaagaaccctttcgaggatgatgttctcactcctCTACAGGTCTTTTCTTTTTCAGGTTACGGATGACGAAGTTCGGAAGAGCTTATTTCTTTTCTGTTAAacgatatttttattttgttttagtatttatgtttccCTCGCCTTTAACTTTGCAAGTTTTGTAAGAGCTAGGGATAGGATTTTGATATGAGATACTtgtaaattaatatgtatatgtaaatatatatgtatttccTGTGAGTATTGTACTTTATATTgtaagtatgaatgtatgttCTTGAATTATTCGGTTTAAGATTtgaacaggctcatattttaatattaaatattataagagtcgTCATAATACCTGAactatcagagtgacgcagccggaagcgtgacattttgatagttagggtgttacatgctACCTGTAGTTTTATGATTTCTTTTGGTGGATATTGGGATTCTATCGTTTGTCCTGTATTTGTTTTTCAAGTAGTAGTTGTCTTAGTtaaaggacaaaattcttttttgaAATCGTGAAAGTAATTTTTTAACCAGtcaaagaaatataaattgattttattttttattaagtaatcataaaattctttttttatttctatagtttcctcttcagaataTCTAGTAAAATACCATTTTCTTAATTCTGTATTATATTCTGcattaaaatttttactaatccAATTTTTATCAATCTCAAAAGGTTCTTCTTTTATTATAACTCTTAGGATTTGAGAGGTAGTTGGTGAATAATTATTTTCTGTCCCATATAAAGGAGTTGCTATATGTGGTCTATTGTTATTTATTCCTGTAACTTCATCATTTATGACGGAATTATCTATAGAATGTCTAGGTGAAATTTCTTCTTTATTCTAGTAGTTTGGTATTCTAACTAAGTGTAAATTATTCATTCTTAGTCTAATATTTGGACCTTCTCTAATAATGTCCCtaatttctgtattttttattttatcttcttttactATATCTTCTAAAATCCATTCTTTAAGAATATTCTTCATTAGTTCTTaatgttagaattttttaaatatttgaacaAAAAACCTTTGTAAATaagtatgaataataataatttcgtcttttgatgattttcttctaaccttaatgttatatatatatatatatatatataaaatgttttCCATCTTTGACGTTTTGAGTGTAATGATAATTatcgtttttgtttattttttttcataagctcttaaatatattattattttttaaatattatgtattttttttatttaggtgtCATCATAATGTTTTACTACCGTTACTTTACCACTTAAGTGTAAAATTTTGTGTGTAAGAAAATTACAAATAACATGACAATAAATATTCAATTACATAATAAATAGTTAAAATCAAATGTTCTAGTACAtattcatttttatttgtttaaactctcAATTTCAAATTTCTTTGAAGACAATACTTAATTTTTCACTTTATTACTTAAAATGGCGAGTGTATTTGCCAAAAAATGTGTGCAAGTGGTAACATTCATCTTTTCTCAAACAATTCCATTAAAAAGTTGTTAGCTATAAACATTTAGCTtgattgaaaaattacaaaatgaaaagaaCCCAGAGGCCACAATATTCAGTAGTTATCAAACAAAGcaaataataatcaataataagaagtTAAGTATTCATAGTAAAAAGGCATCTTTATATATCGATTTTTCTTTCCTGTTGATAGAAGTTATCATTAACATACACACATACTTTAACAagaatatgaataataattacaacaacaataataatagtaatataatACTATAAAAGTAATAATCAATTATTGGTGGACCTACAAGTCTTCCTAACTTCTCCAAGAAGACCAGTGAGCACATTAAAAGTAGTCATCTTAGTGAATAACTCAGCAAACCTCTTTGGGAACAACGTATCATCTTCCGCCATCTGTCTCACGGTGGGACCCGTCCTAGGATCATCTTTTAACGAAGAATCCGACAGCAACAAAGCCTTGTTCTGTACAAGGTTCTTAAAGTAGCGGTTGTCCAATGCATAAGGCGTTTCATCAAAGTTCACATTAGGGTTCCTGAATTGTGGTGTTCCAGGATTAGCGCAAAGTCTCCTCAAATCTTCCACATATGGCAATGGAAGCACTGGATCAGGCTTCTGCGTGTTTCTGAAGTTGTAAACCCTATCCATGAAAAGATCACAGTGTGCTGTACCAACGGAGTGTGCACCCAAGAGCACCACCATTTCCTCTTGATTGAAACCCAGCCTCCTAAAGATGGCGGACATCTGGTCTATCGTGGCAGTCGGCGAGGCCAGGTTCTGATCTGCCGCGGTAGCCAGGGAGTTGAGGGCGTCCCTGCGTCCTCCTAGAGGACGCTGGCGGACTCCCCCAGCTATTGCCATCGCCTCGTTGGCTGAAAAAGCAATCGCATCTGCACATGACACTGTCTGTGGACACTCTTCCTCCAATCTCATTTTTAGGTCGTCAATCAGATCGGCACCTTTGAGGCTCATTCCGTTGAAGATTGAACCCTTCTCCACTTTATCTCCTTGCCCAATGGAGTCTAGCAAGATCGAGGCATCACAACCCTATTAAAAATCATGCccacaaatataattattaaatgagAAATGTAACATATCAATTATAGGTAAAAAAGGATAAATTTTGTTAATCATATAACTCTGTTCTTGTTAAATTAAGGTAAAAATTCACattttattttacaaatattaatagttaaaaaatcgttgcataataatttaataaaatatatcaaatcatctaataattcataattattaaCTTTACATGAAAATAACTGcattaaattttcattttaaattaacTTCTATTTATATCAACATAAAATATGATCCAtaaaacaaaggtgattgaatgAATGGATAAATTATGTTTCTTTATCTAAATTAAACTCTACATGTATATACAATTACATaggttttaaataattttttagcaaAGTGCGTTATTAGAATAATCAAATGTTTTTGTGGTGAACATTCATATATAGCTGTGAGGTTGATAGTTAAAACGCCTAGACGAACACAACTAAGTTtccaattttgaatataataatattagttTGGAAAGACTTACACCAACAGCACAATCATGGAATGCAAGACGAATAATGTTAGCAGGTGCAGATGGATTTGTCTTTATAAGTTCTGCCAACCAATCAGCCACAATCTTCTCTGCATTAGGGCAACTTCTATCGTAGAACCCCACCGACAGACCACCTAAGTTATTAGTAATAACCATCTGTGCAGGCTTAAAATCAGCCGGCTCTGCAGGCTGAGCAGCCGAATCAGGAATTATCACTGCTTGAGGTGGCGGCGGCGATCCTCCCATGCCGTATGCACCAGCAATATATGAACCCCTGGGCTCGTTTACTTGGGCTCCCGGCGGGTCTTGATTATCATTTCCTTGAGCctgttgttcttgttgttcttgttgttgttgttgtcgtcCATGTCTGAAGTGAAAGCCAAAGCCGTTGAAAAAGTCATCCAGGTCTGCCTTTGAAGGAACGACGATCAGGCTCAGCACCAAAAGCGCCACCAGCAGTGGCCGTGGCAACTTCATTTTAAGCAAAATAATGATAACTCGATTGGTTTGAGGTATGAGAAATTGAGGAAGCCTTTTTATAATTCAATAGAGTTTTAACTCAAAACAACTATGATGAGTTGGTAGTTTCTAATATTGTTATGGTTAATTTTCTTCAAGTAACTATAAGGGAAATTGTTGTGTTCGCAAGAGCGAATAGAACATTGCTTTAGTTTGACggtgtgttttattaggttgctGTCTATATATGGAGATTGAAAACCGTTGTGTTGGTTATTATGAACCTGTGTTAGTTTGTTTTGCGTTCAGAGATTGCCATGGGAAATTCCGTTTGGGTTTTCAGATAAGAGAGAAGCCTTAAAATGGTGGATATAGATAAATTTGAGGAAAATTAATTAGGCTGCTAATTATAGTTTGAGGCTACAATTcattttttccacttttgataTTTAGTTTATGTGCGGTGGGCCTcctctcttccctttttcttatccCATGGTTGAGAGCGAGACAATAATGTATGTTAAAAGTATTTCTACCCTCCAGTATCATTtagaattttataagaatatataaatataaagagggaatatattttcaagtgaaaattttaataaatgagggatgttaaataaaaatttagttaaataaattaaattatttaataatttttaattattaatttcacgtAAAATTAACAACACTTAAATTTTGACTGTATTTTTATTTGGAACTTTATTGAGCCCtcaaatattttaatatgtttaactAAACTGTTATATTTAACAGGTATCTATatcttaattattattcataaaaaGAGATTTCTTATAAATAGTCACTTAAATATTAACTTGAGTTTAAAATAAATATCACTTTTTTGTAAACTTCTTTTATATACATTATAATTTAGTGTTAAgaatgattaataaaaaattagagaagagaaaaaaaaagtatgccataaaaagaaaatataccAAATATAAATATAAGTTAAATATCATTTAACGTTCGGACTAATACTGCCAAAGCACACATCATAAATTAATGATAAACATCGTCACATTTTTTCATTGCAACactgttggatttttttttctcttcattgTGAGGTTCAAGTTTAGTTTTTTGGAATGTTTCTTTATATTTATTATGTCACAATTCTAATCAGATTTGTAGGGATTATTTTGAGAGTGAAATTATAGCTATCAAagtgagagagaaaagaaaaaacagaatttttgtttttatacaaaacaataaattttaaataatagttttttatttattcaccgttggatcggtttaaaatttaaactacATTTTCCTCTTATTTTGTTCTCCATTTTTTATTTCTGGAGATGTTGATTAGAGATCTACagtaaaaaaaattggttttacaAGAGAGAAAATAGATTTCTCATTTTCATGCAAAGCATCAATTTTTGAACAGCAATTTCTCATTCATTCACCGTTGGATCAATGTGAAATGTGGGCTGCAGATTCTTTTCATTTTGTACGGTGGAGATTTAGATTTGAGATCTACAGAGAAAAAAATAGGCTTCAAACAACAGCTctattttttgggtatttttcatcttcttccttctcatttgtaagctttgttattttgatattttgaCTAGTTATATGCACGATTTGTGCTTTGTTTAAGattctcttgtacctcatttgattatagtgaaacTATTTCATTGGTCTAGATGACTTATGATTTTTACCTCTCACGTTGAGGAGGTTTTCCATgttaaaatcttggtgtgttcttgttattgctttacttgctatatttgcttgttcatAGTTAGTGCCATATTATGTTGTGAGTGCTTTTATATTGTTCTCGTATTGGATATTTGTGTTGTTTCCGCTACTGGGCTCTTTCATACTGGCATCAAagcttgttggtatttttttgggcttgtgattctgtgaacaatggaagctaatactaatactagtagaatgatcactcttaatggtcctaattatgatttgtggaaataaaaaatagaagatcTGCTTTATATCAAGAATTTTAATTTcatcaaccagtttttggtacagaAAAGTCTAATGATAAATCTGATGACGATTGGACTTTGTTACATAGACAAGTTTATGGATATATAGGCAGTGGGTTAacgataatgtgttgaaccatattattaGAGAGACACATGTTCGGAGCCTTTGGATTAAGTTTGAACAGTTGTATACTCAAAAAACTAggaataacaagatgtttttgatcaagcagttgttggctttgaaACATACAGATGGAACATCAATGACAGATTACTTGAATAACTTTCAATGAATAatgaatcagttatcttccatgggtatcaagtttgatgaaAAGGTTCAATGATTGTTACTTCTTAGCTCCTTACCAGACTCGTGGAAAATTCTAAGAATTTCATTGTCCAATTCTGCTCCTGATGATGTAATCTATAtggatcttgccaagagcagtgttttgaatgaagaaatgagaagaaACTTACAAGACACATCGAAtacacattcagatgttcttATTTTTGAGTCTAGATAAAAATATTGAGTATCATCATTGTGGTCAAAAAGGACATGTGAAAAGattttgttggcagctaaagaaggagaaatCCAAGGCAAGTAAATACAAGAGCaaaaataaagatgatggtagcaatgaagacaaggttaatgtaacttatgatgatttttttcttgttgagaagtttgaatctgttaaccttgttgataatGGCACTAATTGGTTGATTGATAGTagtgcttctattcatgttacattTAGGAGAGATTTTTTTACATCTTATACTTCTGGTAATTTTGGTGAtgtgaaaatggctcatcaaggAGTTACAAAATGTGCCCGTATTGGACAGATTTGCTTAGAAACCTCCAATggtaccaagttgactttgaagcatGTATAGCATATTCCAAatattcggttgaacttactttctgttggtaagttgtATGATGAAGACTTAGATAGCTCATCCTCTCGTGATAGTTGGAAGCTCACCAAAGGTTCTATGATTTTTGCTAGAGGTACAcgacactctactctttatttaactcatgcaaagattgtgaaatatgttgttaatgctgctgagtttgttgatgGAACTGATTTATAGTATAAGAGATTACGTCATATGAGTGAGAAAGGtatgaatatgttatccaagaggaatctTTTATCTGGTTGCAAGATTCCTTTACAAAAGTGCAACCATTGCTTTGctggaaaataaaataggatttcTTTCAAGAGCCATCCACCTTTAAAGAAGCCggagatacttgacttggtgcattAATTCTAATgtatgtgggccgatgaagacactaacacttggagggtctatctattttgtaagCTTTATTGATGACCATTCTAGGAAATTATAggtttacactttgaagaccaaagatcaagttttgaatgtgttcaagcaatttcaaaTTTCTGTTAAAAGAGAAACTGGGAAAAAGTTGAAATGTATTCATACTGACAATGATGGTGAGTACTCAGatccatttgatgcttattgtaaagagcatagtataagacatcagaagactcTTCCGAAGACTCCTAAGTTGAATGGCTTGGTTGAAAGGATGAACAGAACattggttgaaagagttaggtaCTTATTGTGACAGTCTAgattggcaaaatccttttggggtgaaacTTTGAGCACATGTCTTGAACCAGACACCAtgtgtttccttgcaatttaaagTGTCAAAGAATATATGGCCAAGTAAAAATATTTCTTATGATCGTTTAAGAGTGTTTGGATGTAAAGCCTTTGTTCATATTCCCAAAGATGAGAGATCCAAGTttgatgtaaagactaggcagtgtatttttattgcctatggcatggatgagtttggttacagatTTTATGATCGTGTTAGCAAGAAGGTGATTCGTagtagagatgttgtctttgttgaagaccaaacattgaaggatATTGATAATACGGAGAAGCCAATGGCCCAGTctagtgatgatttttctgacttagattccctctatgcctatggtagaagatggtagagttaaagctcaaaataatgagcatgatacaggtgcaggtgaagatggaacagTTAATCCAACCCTTAAtaaagttggtgatgatgattaAGATGAACAACTATCTTTGAAAATTTCTGCAAATGCACTCAGAAGATCTATAAGAGAGAGGAAGCTTTCgtcaaggtattctccacatgagtttgttttgttgactgatgggAGAAAACTTGAATGTTTTGGAGAGACTGTTGAAGATAGAAGCAAATTTCAATAGAttgaagctatgcaagaagaaataaAGTCCTTGCCTAAGAATAatacctatgagttggtgaaACTACCGAAGGGTATGCGAGTTTTAAAGAACAAATGGATATTCaaaatcaagaatgaagaacacaattctaagccTCGATATAAAGCCAGATTGGTTGTTAGAGGCTTTAGTcagagaaaaggtgttgattatgaggagattttttctcctgttgtgaggatgtcatcTATTCGTGCTGTGCTCGAATTAGCAGCTTCTCTTGATCTGGAGATTGAGAAAATGGATGTAAAGCTAGCTTTTCTTAATGGTGATTTAGATAAGGAGATCTACATGAAGCAACTAGTGGACTTTGTtgttaaaagaaagaaagattttATGTTCAGGtttaagaagagtctttatgggttaaagcaagctccaagacacTGGTACAAGAAGTTTAAATCTATTATGGGAGAGCATGGTTACCTTAAGATaacttcagatcattgtgtatttgtgtaaaatatttatgatggtgattttatcattctttttctttatgtggatgatattttaaTTGTGGGtaagaatgctttgaggattaatAAGTTGAAGAAACGGTTGAGCAAGTTCTTTGCTATAAAGGACTTGTGTCTTACCAAACAAATTTTAGGCATGTTTATTACTCAttatagagattccaagaagctttatttgtcacaggagaagtacataaagaaggtgcttcaaaggtttggcatgaatAATGCCAAATGTGTTGCCAATTCTTTTGCTTctcattttaagttgagtaccaagcagtgtccaaccactgatgaAGAGAAATAAATAATGAATGAAATTCCTTACGCCTCAGttgttggaagcttgatgtatgttatggtgtgtactagaccagatattgctcatgcggttggtactgtgagtcgttttctctctaatccagaCATGGCAGGAGATGTTGATTCTTGAAAGTCTACTTCAAGTTATTTGGTCAAAtttgcagggggagctatttcatggTAGTCAAGGCTACAGAAGTGTGTTGTAATTTCTACCACAGAAGTAAAGTTTATTGCAGCAACTAAAGCATGTAAAGAGTTATTatggatgaagaagtttcttgTCGTACTTAGTTTTAAGCAAGAACGTTATGTGTTGTTGTGTAATAGtcaaagtgctattcatcttgccaagaattctacttttcatgCAAGATCTAAATATattgatgttaggtatcactAGATGCGGAATATGTTAGATTCCAAGTTGTTGAAACTTGAGAAATTTCACACTGATGATGGTGCAGACAAAAGCAATGTCAAGAgataagtttgaaacatgttgtttgatcTCCAGAATGATGAgggcctccacctagtcgagaaggggaagatttgttgggttttttttctctcctttctgAGACCCAAGCCTAATTTTTTGGGAGTTTTTCTTTGCTCCCATTATGTCGCAACCCTaattagattttttagggttatttTGAGAGTAAGAGTATAGCTAtcaaagtgagagagaagagggaaaataGAATTTCTATTTTTATGCAAAGCAGTAAATTTTAAATAGTATTTTCTCATTCATTCACCGTTAGATCCACCTAAAATTTGGACTACAATTTTCTCTTATATTGTTCTCCTTTCTGGACGGTGGAGATGTATATTAGAGGTTTGCAGTGGGAGAAATTAGTTTCGCaagagagaaaatatatttttcatttttatgaagaGTAACAATCTTTGAATAAACGCTTCTCATTTGTTCACCATTCGATCAATGTGAAATTTGGACTGCAGATTCTTTTCATCTTATTCTACATTCTGGACGATAGAGATTTTGATTTGAGGTCTTTAGAAAGAGAAATAAGATTCGAACAGCAGCTCCTTTTTTGGaaatttttcatcttcttccttctcatTTGTAAGCTTTAGTactttgatgttttggctggttatatgcacgatttgtgctttgtttgagattcttgtgtacctcatttgattatagtaaaGTTATTTTATTAGTCTAGACGATTCGTGATTTTTATttctcatattaaaaaaaatttatattaaaattttggtgtgttcttattattaatttacttgctatatttatttatttgaaattaTTGTCATATCATATtgtgaatatttttatattatttttgtattatttctGCTGCTAGATTCTTTCACACACTACATAGATATATGTTTTTGACAGAAATATATGAATGAGAACGTTATTTAGTGAAATAGAGTGAAATAAGTGGTCATTATgcagaagaataagaaaaagatgaaCTATTATTAAAAGATAGTACTAATTCTTTTGCACTTTGACCAAAAATGTCattaaaaaattcattattaatagatcttaaaattttattagaCATGAGATGACACATTATTTTTAAGGAGTTATATGAGCAAGACTATGCTATTACAATATAGATGGTAGTAAAAAACAACACACATTTGATATAGTGGAAACATAAATTCTTGaagttttttttcaattaaaagggCCATAGGCCAAAGACAAAACAAAAATTAAGCCacaactatttttgaaaattagggttgaCAATGAGTAGGGTAGGAGTTTGAACCCTAATATAATTCTATTTGAGGTTGggaatttcattaaaattttattctatcttatccatgaattgagaatctctcaaccctaactctATCAGCACTCTAAAATTATAAACCCTATCCGcagaaatatcaattttttttaaaacaaatacaaaattcagtcattccaaatttcatacatattaataaaataaaaaataaaaatcaaattaaaatttaaattaaaattaataaaatattaaaaaaatccaacataaaattataaatatacatattattatattaataaaataaaaaataaaaaattaagtttaaattaaaatattttataattatttttacttttataattgtaaatgatttatttgtatatttattcttttcttctggACAGCTCTTTTTAAATTtgagtaaataattaaattaatttttaaaaaattatgtgatctctaaattaatttttaaaatttttaaattaaattaaaaattaaaaaataaaactgaaaaaaataaaacCCTTTTTTTCCTCTCGCTCTCGGGTAAGGGGACTCTTTTATGGTTTGTTTATGCTGTACTTTTTTCATGTTCATGAACTTAAGAGTGGTGGAGTGTTGTTTTTTCCTTATAGCCTTGGTTTTTCTCCCTCTTTCATGAGTAGAATCTGCTCTTCACTGTTGGGATCTCGTCCTCGTCTGTTCTTCAGAGGCCACGCCACGCGGAAACCAGGCCGTACCACCGACAGCTTTGTGTGCTTTAAGGAGAAGAACCCATGTGAGTTATTTTGCGTTTTTGCCTCTTCTTTTCTCCCATACGCGACTTGAATGTTCACGATTACCACCACCACCAATGAGCAAGTCTTCATCGGAAGGACCCTCGAGCTCTCCCATGCACCAATTTGGGTTTTCCATCTTGACCACCACCGGTGTTCTACGGTGGCTCTCTTTTGCACCCAGCTGAACAAAGGTgccatttttgtatatatttttatgttttttagagGACTTTGATCTCTCTGACGAAATTAACCAGAAACACCACAGccttaaaaaaagaaagaaagaaacaatggaaGAAGAAGGAGGGTGAGGAAAAGGGACTAGAAGTTAAATGTCATTGTaggtaaagaaaaatagaaagaggaATGATAATAGTGAGAGACGCACGATAAGAGCAGAGCAAAGCATCACTACACCATTATGACATTGGCAGCTAGAGAGACATCCATGGCTACTCAGGCAAGAGTTAGTGGCTACGGAgtttcagtaatgaggaacagatTCAACAAGGGAGAAGATGACTAATGGGTGAAATTTTTGGGGTGAGTGAGACTGGGTAGGTCAAGTTTACGTATTTGTTGAGCTAGCTCATGAAAAGAACAGCGCCTTTAGCACCGTCACTGGGAGCGACGGAAAAAGTAAGActgacttaaaattttttaaagataaatttaattaaaaaaaatttaggaacTAATGTAAAGAATCCATAATCTTTTGAAGACgaattttttatcatttatttttttaaggttttaaattttattgtattGTATCTTAACTCTTAAGCTTCTTAGCACACAACTATCaatctatattattatttatgtttatttttgggATTATAGGCTGTATTTATTTTTGAGagtataataagataaaatattgaAAACAAAACATAGAAGATGGAGatacaaaattttatgtttttatattttgtttggtaataaattagaataaattataaaaatttaatttatttttattttttcatttaaaaaattaaaaaaaatatataataataaaaaatataattataaaagatttacaagaataataaaaaaataaaaaataagttatgtcCTTTGTAAATGTCTCTGTGTCCTTCCTATTAGgatagacacaaaatacactaatttagtatCTTAATGTCCCGTAAACAAATGCAGCCTATAGGTAGAATTTGATCACTTTGAATGATCAACAAGATTTAATCTGTATATTTGTAACAtctgaaaaagtgaaaaataattttagaatcagaaaataaataatgtgataatttctaaaatataattttatcataattagaaaaaacatatatatgtacatatttgAAAATCATTAATTTAGAGAGAACTATTTTGCATAAAGGGTTAGAGCATATTGGAGGAAACATGTTTAAAAGTGTTCCAAAAGGCGATGCCATTTTGCTCAAGGTTAGGTTATTAGCATTGTAGCTACAATTTAAAGcattcaaatttatttatttatataacaaAATCTAATATATTGTCATCATTTCAGCATGTATGTCATAACTGGGGAGACGAAGAATGTGTGATGTTTTTAAGAAACTGCTATGAAGCTTTGCCAGCACATGGGAAGGTCATAGTTTTGGATACTTTATTGCCTGAAATTCTCACATGAAGATGTTTCTTCCCTTCATAACCGTATACCATCTCCATTTCGAATTTAACCTGTATGATTCTAGTAACTGCATCAATCTTTTTCTGGTTTTTGGCGCTTGAGAGTTGAGATTGTGGATCCTCAATCATTACTTCAATCTTCTCAGGCTGGAACCAGAGGTGCACAAATCAGCATTCATTATTCTTGTACATTTACACACAAAGAACACACTAAAGATTTAAACTACCAAAATCCAAAAGGCCAAGAAAAAAAGGTACATCCGTACATGATTGTGTTTA
Coding sequences within it:
- the LOC112801165 gene encoding peroxidase C1C: MKLPRPLLVALLVLSLIVVPSKADLDDFFNGFGFHFRHGRQQQQQEQQEQQAQGNDNQDPPGAQVNEPRGSYIAGAYGMGGSPPPPQAVIIPDSAAQPAEPADFKPAQMVITNNLGGLSVGFYDRSCPNAEKIVADWLAELIKTNPSAPANIIRLAFHDCAVGGCDASILLDSIGQGDKVEKGSIFNGMSLKGADLIDDLKMRLEEECPQTVSCADAIAFSANEAMAIAGGVRQRPLGGRRDALNSLATAADQNLASPTATIDQMSAIFRRLGFNQEEMVVLLGAHSVGTAHCDLFMDRVYNFRNTQKPDPVLPLPYVEDLRRLCANPGTPQFRNPNVNFDETPYALDNRYFKNLVQNKALLLSDSSLKDDPRTGPTVRQMAEDDTLFPKRFAELFTKMTTFNVLTGLLGEVRKTCRSTNN